From Candidatus Thermoplasmatota archaeon, a single genomic window includes:
- a CDS encoding GIY-YIG nuclease family protein, with protein MEVRHRFEARNLDGKSIWDVPDSWGVYVLRDRKFNVSYVGSTPALRTRLFQHFQSRDIPEAKYFECYQVENERDAIELLHEMKETRNVVA; from the coding sequence TTGGAAGTCCGGCATCGATTCGAGGCCCGGAACCTAGACGGGAAGAGCATTTGGGATGTGCCCGATTCTTGGGGCGTCTACGTCCTTAGGGACAGGAAATTCAACGTGAGCTACGTCGGGAGCACACCGGCTCTCCGAACAAGACTATTCCAGCATTTTCAATCGAGAGACATACCCGAAGCGAAGTACTTTGAGTGCTATCAGGTCGAGAACGAGAGAGACGCTATCGAACTTCTGCACGAGATGAAGGAGACCAGGAACGTAGTCGCCTAG
- a CDS encoding VCBS repeat-containing protein: MLHVGPRDSITERTRSDENPVVLNDVTFTNIAHDIGLGGVGGSFMSWGDYDNDGYQDLLINGRRLFRNSGPPAWNFTDVTSQSGLTGGVGNGVWGDYNNDGWLDLYSGAGQGSWDILWKNNGNGTFSNVTVAAGNVYDNAPTSAAGWGDFDGDGFLDLYVANGESGSTHFPDILYHNNGDGTFTDVTVSAGIDDYSDPAYGRGVAWADFDDDGDLDVYISNYRLVPNYLWLNNGNGTFTEAAFDRNVAGNPHTFWYYPGVHYGHTIGSSWADLNNDGYLDLFTANLAHKDNGPAPWYRGYICDDSRLYINSGPPAWNFTDIRNASGIPVNPPGTVHGIHYKDELFSNAAFADYDNDGDLDLWIVQVYDAVQHAHSFLYSNSYADNGTVWFTNMTGIADVMVWNTYAGAWADYDNDGDLDLVSGGKNISTPGALHELRFFRNNGNSNSWLKVQPLGCPNRYAVGGKVYVTHGSATQFRQVETGMGSH, translated from the coding sequence GTGCTTCATGTCGGACCAAGGGATTCCATCACCGAAAGGACAAGATCGGACGAGAACCCGGTCGTGCTCAACGACGTGACGTTCACGAACATCGCCCATGACATCGGTCTAGGCGGTGTCGGCGGGAGCTTCATGTCCTGGGGGGACTACGACAACGATGGATACCAGGATCTCCTGATCAACGGGCGGCGTCTCTTCAGGAACAGCGGCCCGCCAGCGTGGAACTTCACCGACGTGACGAGCCAGTCCGGTCTCACTGGCGGTGTGGGCAACGGCGTCTGGGGGGACTACAACAACGACGGGTGGCTTGACCTCTACTCCGGAGCAGGACAGGGTAGCTGGGACATCCTGTGGAAGAACAACGGCAACGGGACGTTCAGCAACGTGACCGTCGCTGCGGGGAATGTCTACGACAACGCTCCGACGTCCGCGGCGGGCTGGGGAGATTTCGACGGCGATGGCTTCCTCGATCTCTACGTGGCGAACGGCGAATCCGGATCCACACACTTCCCTGACATCCTCTACCACAACAACGGTGACGGGACATTCACGGACGTCACTGTCTCAGCGGGCATCGATGACTACTCTGACCCAGCATACGGAAGAGGTGTCGCCTGGGCGGATTTCGACGACGATGGGGACCTCGATGTTTACATCTCCAACTACCGGCTGGTGCCGAACTATCTGTGGCTGAACAATGGAAATGGAACGTTCACGGAAGCCGCATTTGATAGGAACGTGGCTGGTAACCCGCATACTTTTTGGTACTACCCTGGAGTACACTACGGTCATACCATTGGGTCCTCTTGGGCAGATCTGAACAATGATGGTTACCTGGATCTCTTCACGGCGAATCTGGCACACAAGGATAACGGACCAGCACCGTGGTACAGAGGATACATCTGCGATGACTCGAGGCTTTACATCAACAGCGGACCTCCAGCCTGGAACTTCACTGATATCAGGAACGCCTCGGGCATTCCCGTAAACCCGCCAGGAACCGTTCATGGGATCCACTACAAGGACGAGCTCTTCTCGAACGCCGCCTTCGCGGACTACGACAACGACGGGGACTTGGACCTGTGGATTGTGCAGGTGTACGACGCGGTTCAGCACGCGCACTCCTTCCTGTACAGCAATAGCTACGCGGACAACGGGACGGTATGGTTCACCAACATGACCGGAATAGCCGACGTCATGGTCTGGAATACCTATGCGGGTGCTTGGGCAGACTACGACAACGATGGCGATCTGGACCTTGTTTCGGGCGGGAAGAACATATCCACGCCCGGGGCGCTCCACGAGCTGAGGTTCTTCCGGAACAACGGGAACTCGAACAGCTGGCTGAAAGTCCAGCCTTTGGGATGCCCGAACAGATACGCGGTTGGCGGGAAGGTCTACGTCACGCACGGAAGCGCGACGCAGTTCCGTCAGGTGGAGACGGGAATGGGCTCCCACT